In a genomic window of Callithrix jacchus isolate 240 chromosome 22, calJac240_pri, whole genome shotgun sequence:
- the CFD gene encoding complement factor D isoform X2, protein MHSWGRLAVLVLLGVVACAAQPRGRILGGSEAVAHERPYMASVQVNGEHRCGGVLVAEQWVLSAAHCLGDAADEKVQVLLGAHSLSQPEPSKRLYDVLRAVRHPDSRPDSIDHDLLLLQLSEEAVLGPAVRPLPWQRVDRDVAPGTLCDVAGWGTVSHAGRRPDRLQHVVLPVMDRATCNRRTHHDGAITQRLMCAESNRRDTCKGDSGGPLVCGGVLEGIVTSGSRVCGNRKKPGIYTRVASYSAWINSVLA, encoded by the exons ATGCACAGCTGGGGGCGCCTGGCAGTTCTGGTCCTCCTAGGAGTGGTGGCCTGCG CGGCGCAGCCCCGAGGTCGGATCCTGGGCGGCAGCGAGGCCGTGGCCCACGAGCGGCCCTACATGGCATCGGTGCAGGTGAACGGCGAGCACCGGTGCGGCGGCGTCCTGGTGGCGGAGCAGTGGGTGCTGAGCGCCGCGCACTGCCTGGGGGACGC GGCCGACGAGAAGGTGCAGGTACTCCTGGGCGCGCATTCCCTGTCGCAGCCGGAGCCCTCCAAGCGCCTGTACGACGTGCTCCGCGCAGTGCGCCACCCGGACAGCCGGCCCGACTCCATCGACCACGACCTCCTCCTGCTGCAG CTGTCTGAGGAGGCCGTGCTGGGCCCTGCTGTGCGCCCCCTGCCCTGGCAACGCGTGGACCGCGACGTGGCGCCGGGCACTCTCTGCGACGTGGCCGGCTGGGGCACAGTCAGCCACGCGGGCCGCCGGCCCGACCGCCTGCAGCACGTGGTCCTGCCGGTGATGGACCGCGCCACCTGCAACCGGCGCACGCACCACGACGGCGCCATCACCCAGCGCCTGATGTGCGCGGAGAGCAACCGCCGGGACACCTGCAAG GGCGATTCCGGGGGCCCGCTGGTGTGCGGGGGCGTGCTCGAGGGCATAGTCACCTCTGGCTCCCGCGTTTGTGGCAACCGCAAGAAGCCCGGGATCTACACGCGCGTGGCGAGCTATTCGGCCTGGATCAACAGCGTCCTGGCCTAA
- the MED16 gene encoding mediator of RNA polymerase II transcription subunit 16 isoform X2 encodes MVQEHALPVGAPGLRLVLPKPHRLHHGPAQRRPGCAPSRPRGVPPFSPDLTRMIHILDTEHPWDLHSIPSEHREAITCLEWDQSGSRLLSADADGQIKCWSMADHLANSWESSVGSLVEGDPIVALSWLHNGVKLALHVEKSGASSFGEKFSRVKFSPSLTLFGGKPMEGWIAVTVSGLVTVSLLKPSGQVLTSTESLCRLRGRVALADIAFTGGGNIVVATADGSSASPVQFYKVCVSVVSEKCRIDTEILPSLFMRCTTDLNRKDKFPAITHLKFLARDMSEQVLLCASSQTSSIVECWSLRKEGLPVNNIFQQISPVVGDKQPTILKWRILSATNDLDRVSAVALPKLPISLTNTDLKVASDTQFYPGLGLALAFHDGSVHIVHRLSLQTMAVFYSSAAPRPVDEPAIKRPRTAGPAVHFKAMQLSWTSLALVGIDNQGKLSVLRLSPSMGHPLEVGLALRHLLFLLEYCMVTGYDWWDILLHVQPSMVQSLVEKLHEEYTRQTAALQQVLSTRILAMKASLCKLSPCTVTRVCDYHTKLFLIAISSTLKSLLRPHFLNTPDKSPGDRLTEICAKITDVDIDKVMINLKTEEFVLDMNTLQALQQLLQWVGDFVLYLLASLPNQGSLLRPGHSFLRDGTSLGMLRELMVVIRIWGLLKPSCLPVYTATSDTQDSMSLLFRLLTKLWICCRDEGPASEPDEALVDECCLLPSQLLIPSLDWLPASDGLVSRLQPKQPLRLQFGRAPTLPGSAATLQLDGLARAPGQPKIDHLRRLHLGAYPTEECKACTRCGCVTMLKSPNRTTAVKQWEQRWIKNCLCGGLWWRVPLSYP; translated from the exons ATGGTCCAAGAGCACGCACTGCCCGTCGGTGCCCCTGGCCTGCGCCTGGTCCTGCCGAAACCTCATCGCCTTCACCATGGACCTGCGCAGCGACGACCAGGGTGCGCCCCCTCCCGCCCACGTGGCGTCCCACCCTTTTCCCCAG ACCTGACCCGAATGATCCACATCCTGGACACGGAGCACCCCTGGGACCTGCACTCCATCCCCTCAGAGCACCGGGAGGCCATCACCTGCCTGGAGTGGGACCAGTCAG GCTCCCGGCTCCTGTCAGCAGATGCCGACGGGCAGATCAAGTGCTGGAGCATGGCGGACCACCTGGCTAATAGCTGGGAGAGCTCGGTGGGCAGCCTGGTGGAGGGGGACCCCATCGTGGCCCTGTCCTGGCTGCACAACGGTGTGAAGCTGGCCTTGCACGTGGAGAAG tCGGGCGCCTCCAGCTTCGGGGAGAAGTTCTCCCGCGTCAAGTTCTCGCCTTCGCTCACGCTGTTTGGCGGCAAGCCCATGGAGGGCTGGATCGCGGTGACGGTCAGCGGCCTGGTCACCGTGTCCCTGCTGAAGCCCAGCGGGCAGGTGCTGACGTCCACGGAGAGCCTGTGCCGGCTGCGCGGCCGCGTGGCCCTGGCCGACATCGCCTTCACGGGCGGCGGCAACATCGTGGTGGCCACGGCGGACGGCAGCAGCGCCTCGCCCGTGCAGTTCTACAAGGTGTGCGTGAGCGTGGTCAGCGAGAAGTGTCGCATCGACACGGAGATCCTGCCCTCCCTGTTCATGCGCTGCACCACGGACCTCAACCGCAAGGACAAGTTCCCCGCCATCACCCACCTCAAGTTCCTGGCCCGGGACATGTCGGAGCAG GTGCTGTTGTGCGCGTCCAGCCAGACCAGCAGCATCGTGGAGTGCTGGTCCCTTCGCAAGGAGGGGCTCCCGGTCAACAACATCTTCCAGCAGATCTCCCCCGTGG TTGGTGACAAACAGCCCACGATTCTCAAATGGCGGATCCTGTCCGCCACCAACGACCTGGACCGGGTGTCAGCTGTGGCGCTGCCCAAGCTGCCCATCTCGCTCACCAACACCGACCTCAAGGTGGCCAGCGACACCCAGTTCTACCCTGGCCTTG GGCTGGCCTTGGCCTTCCACGACGGCAGCGTCCACATCGTGCACCGGCTCTCCCTGCAGACCATGGCCGTCTTCTATAGCTCCGCGGCCCCGAGGCCCGTGGATGAGCCGGCCATCAAGCGCCCCCGTACCGCAGGCCCCGCCGTCCACTTCAAGGCCATGCAGCTGTCCTGGACCTCGCTGGCCCTGGTGGGCATTGACAACCAGGGGAAG CTGAGTGTGCTCCGCCTGTCACCCTCCATGGGCCACCCGCTGGAGGTGGGGCTGGCGCTGCGGCACCTGCTCTTCCTGCTGGAATATTGCATGGTGACTGGCTACGACTGGTGGGACATCCTGCTGCACGTGCAGCCCAGCATGGTGCAGAGCCTGGTGGAGAAGCTGCACGAGGAGTACACGCGCCAGACTGCGGCCCTGCAGCAG GTCCTCTCCACCCGGATCCTGGCCATGAAGGCCTCGCTCTGCAAGCTGTCCCCCTGCACGGTGACCCGCGTGTGCGACTACCACACCAAGCTCTTCCTCATCGCCATCAGCTCCACCCTGAAGTCACTGCTGCGCCCCCACTTCCTCAACACGCCCGACAAGAGCCCCGGAGACCGGCTGACCGAGATCTGTGCCAAGATCACCGACGTCG ACATTGACAAGGTCATGATCAACCTCAAGACGGAGGAGTTTGTCCTGGACATGAACACGCTGCAGGCGCTGCAGCAGCTCTTGCAGTGGGTGGGCGACTTCGTGCTCTACCTGCTGGCCAGCCTGCCCAACCAG GGCTCCCTGCTGCGGCCGGGCCACAGCTTTCTGCGGGACGGCACCTCGCTGGGCATGCTTCGGGAGCTGATGGTGGTCATCCGCATCTGGGGCCTGCTGAAGCCCAGCTGCCTGCCTGTGTACACGGCCACCTCGGACACCCAGGACAGCATGTCCCTGCTCTTCCGCCTGCTCACCAAACTCTGGATCTGCT GTCGAGACGAGGGCCCAGCAAGTGAGCCGGACGAGGCGCTGGTGGACGAGTGCTGCCTGCTGCCCAGCCAGCTCCTCATCCCCAGCCTGGACTGGCTGCCCGCCAGCGACGGCCTGGTCAGCCGCCTGCAGCCCAAACAGCCCCTGCGGCTACAGTTTGGCCGGGCACCCACGCTGCCTGGCAGCGCCGCCACCCTGCAGCTCGACGGCCTCGCAAG GGCCCCAGGCCAGCCCAAGATCGACCACCTGCGGAGGCTGCACCTCGGCGCCTACCCCACGGAGGAGTGCAAGGCTTGCACAAG GTGCGGCTGCGTCACTATGCTCAAGTCACCCAATAGGACCACGGCGGTGAAGCAGTGGGAGCAGCGCTGGATCAAGAACTGCCTGTGTGGCGGGCTCTGGTGGCGGGTGCCCCTCAGCTACCCCTGA
- the CFD gene encoding complement factor D isoform X1, with protein sequence MHSWGRLAVLVLLGVVACAAQPRGRILGGSEAVAHERPYMASVQVNGEHRCGGVLVAEQWVLSAAHCLGDAADEKVQVLLGAHSLSQPEPSKRLYDVLRAVRHPDSRPDSIDHDLLLLQVRPAPPAPAPRLSEEAVLGPAVRPLPWQRVDRDVAPGTLCDVAGWGTVSHAGRRPDRLQHVVLPVMDRATCNRRTHHDGAITQRLMCAESNRRDTCKGDSGGPLVCGGVLEGIVTSGSRVCGNRKKPGIYTRVASYSAWINSVLA encoded by the exons ATGCACAGCTGGGGGCGCCTGGCAGTTCTGGTCCTCCTAGGAGTGGTGGCCTGCG CGGCGCAGCCCCGAGGTCGGATCCTGGGCGGCAGCGAGGCCGTGGCCCACGAGCGGCCCTACATGGCATCGGTGCAGGTGAACGGCGAGCACCGGTGCGGCGGCGTCCTGGTGGCGGAGCAGTGGGTGCTGAGCGCCGCGCACTGCCTGGGGGACGC GGCCGACGAGAAGGTGCAGGTACTCCTGGGCGCGCATTCCCTGTCGCAGCCGGAGCCCTCCAAGCGCCTGTACGACGTGCTCCGCGCAGTGCGCCACCCGGACAGCCGGCCCGACTCCATCGACCACGACCTCCTCCTGCTGCAGGTCCGCCCGGCCCCGCCTGCACCCGCGCCCCGG CTGTCTGAGGAGGCCGTGCTGGGCCCTGCTGTGCGCCCCCTGCCCTGGCAACGCGTGGACCGCGACGTGGCGCCGGGCACTCTCTGCGACGTGGCCGGCTGGGGCACAGTCAGCCACGCGGGCCGCCGGCCCGACCGCCTGCAGCACGTGGTCCTGCCGGTGATGGACCGCGCCACCTGCAACCGGCGCACGCACCACGACGGCGCCATCACCCAGCGCCTGATGTGCGCGGAGAGCAACCGCCGGGACACCTGCAAG GGCGATTCCGGGGGCCCGCTGGTGTGCGGGGGCGTGCTCGAGGGCATAGTCACCTCTGGCTCCCGCGTTTGTGGCAACCGCAAGAAGCCCGGGATCTACACGCGCGTGGCGAGCTATTCGGCCTGGATCAACAGCGTCCTGGCCTAA
- the MED16 gene encoding mediator of RNA polymerase II transcription subunit 16 isoform X1 yields the protein MCDLRRPAAGGMMDLAYVCEWEKWSKSTHCPSVPLACAWSCRNLIAFTMDLRSDDQDLTRMIHILDTEHPWDLHSIPSEHREAITCLEWDQSGSRLLSADADGQIKCWSMADHLANSWESSVGSLVEGDPIVALSWLHNGVKLALHVEKSGASSFGEKFSRVKFSPSLTLFGGKPMEGWIAVTVSGLVTVSLLKPSGQVLTSTESLCRLRGRVALADIAFTGGGNIVVATADGSSASPVQFYKVCVSVVSEKCRIDTEILPSLFMRCTTDLNRKDKFPAITHLKFLARDMSEQVLLCASSQTSSIVECWSLRKEGLPVNNIFQQISPVVGDKQPTILKWRILSATNDLDRVSAVALPKLPISLTNTDLKVASDTQFYPGLGLALAFHDGSVHIVHRLSLQTMAVFYSSAAPRPVDEPAIKRPRTAGPAVHFKAMQLSWTSLALVGIDNQGKLSVLRLSPSMGHPLEVGLALRHLLFLLEYCMVTGYDWWDILLHVQPSMVQSLVEKLHEEYTRQTAALQQVLSTRILAMKASLCKLSPCTVTRVCDYHTKLFLIAISSTLKSLLRPHFLNTPDKSPGDRLTEICAKITDVDIDKVMINLKTEEFVLDMNTLQALQQLLQWVGDFVLYLLASLPNQGSLLRPGHSFLRDGTSLGMLRELMVVIRIWGLLKPSCLPVYTATSDTQDSMSLLFRLLTKLWICCRDEGPASEPDEALVDECCLLPSQLLIPSLDWLPASDGLVSRLQPKQPLRLQFGRAPTLPGSAATLQLDGLARAPGQPKIDHLRRLHLGAYPTEECKACTRCGCVTMLKSPNRTTAVKQWEQRWIKNCLCGGLWWRVPLSYP from the exons ATGTGTGACTTGCGGCGGCCGGCAGCAGGTGGGATGATGGACTTGGCCTACGTCTGTGAGTGGGAGAAATGGTCCAAGAGCACGCACTGCCCGTCGGTGCCCCTGGCCTGCGCCTGGTCCTGCCGAAACCTCATCGCCTTCACCATGGACCTGCGCAGCGACGACCAGG ACCTGACCCGAATGATCCACATCCTGGACACGGAGCACCCCTGGGACCTGCACTCCATCCCCTCAGAGCACCGGGAGGCCATCACCTGCCTGGAGTGGGACCAGTCAG GCTCCCGGCTCCTGTCAGCAGATGCCGACGGGCAGATCAAGTGCTGGAGCATGGCGGACCACCTGGCTAATAGCTGGGAGAGCTCGGTGGGCAGCCTGGTGGAGGGGGACCCCATCGTGGCCCTGTCCTGGCTGCACAACGGTGTGAAGCTGGCCTTGCACGTGGAGAAG tCGGGCGCCTCCAGCTTCGGGGAGAAGTTCTCCCGCGTCAAGTTCTCGCCTTCGCTCACGCTGTTTGGCGGCAAGCCCATGGAGGGCTGGATCGCGGTGACGGTCAGCGGCCTGGTCACCGTGTCCCTGCTGAAGCCCAGCGGGCAGGTGCTGACGTCCACGGAGAGCCTGTGCCGGCTGCGCGGCCGCGTGGCCCTGGCCGACATCGCCTTCACGGGCGGCGGCAACATCGTGGTGGCCACGGCGGACGGCAGCAGCGCCTCGCCCGTGCAGTTCTACAAGGTGTGCGTGAGCGTGGTCAGCGAGAAGTGTCGCATCGACACGGAGATCCTGCCCTCCCTGTTCATGCGCTGCACCACGGACCTCAACCGCAAGGACAAGTTCCCCGCCATCACCCACCTCAAGTTCCTGGCCCGGGACATGTCGGAGCAG GTGCTGTTGTGCGCGTCCAGCCAGACCAGCAGCATCGTGGAGTGCTGGTCCCTTCGCAAGGAGGGGCTCCCGGTCAACAACATCTTCCAGCAGATCTCCCCCGTGG TTGGTGACAAACAGCCCACGATTCTCAAATGGCGGATCCTGTCCGCCACCAACGACCTGGACCGGGTGTCAGCTGTGGCGCTGCCCAAGCTGCCCATCTCGCTCACCAACACCGACCTCAAGGTGGCCAGCGACACCCAGTTCTACCCTGGCCTTG GGCTGGCCTTGGCCTTCCACGACGGCAGCGTCCACATCGTGCACCGGCTCTCCCTGCAGACCATGGCCGTCTTCTATAGCTCCGCGGCCCCGAGGCCCGTGGATGAGCCGGCCATCAAGCGCCCCCGTACCGCAGGCCCCGCCGTCCACTTCAAGGCCATGCAGCTGTCCTGGACCTCGCTGGCCCTGGTGGGCATTGACAACCAGGGGAAG CTGAGTGTGCTCCGCCTGTCACCCTCCATGGGCCACCCGCTGGAGGTGGGGCTGGCGCTGCGGCACCTGCTCTTCCTGCTGGAATATTGCATGGTGACTGGCTACGACTGGTGGGACATCCTGCTGCACGTGCAGCCCAGCATGGTGCAGAGCCTGGTGGAGAAGCTGCACGAGGAGTACACGCGCCAGACTGCGGCCCTGCAGCAG GTCCTCTCCACCCGGATCCTGGCCATGAAGGCCTCGCTCTGCAAGCTGTCCCCCTGCACGGTGACCCGCGTGTGCGACTACCACACCAAGCTCTTCCTCATCGCCATCAGCTCCACCCTGAAGTCACTGCTGCGCCCCCACTTCCTCAACACGCCCGACAAGAGCCCCGGAGACCGGCTGACCGAGATCTGTGCCAAGATCACCGACGTCG ACATTGACAAGGTCATGATCAACCTCAAGACGGAGGAGTTTGTCCTGGACATGAACACGCTGCAGGCGCTGCAGCAGCTCTTGCAGTGGGTGGGCGACTTCGTGCTCTACCTGCTGGCCAGCCTGCCCAACCAG GGCTCCCTGCTGCGGCCGGGCCACAGCTTTCTGCGGGACGGCACCTCGCTGGGCATGCTTCGGGAGCTGATGGTGGTCATCCGCATCTGGGGCCTGCTGAAGCCCAGCTGCCTGCCTGTGTACACGGCCACCTCGGACACCCAGGACAGCATGTCCCTGCTCTTCCGCCTGCTCACCAAACTCTGGATCTGCT GTCGAGACGAGGGCCCAGCAAGTGAGCCGGACGAGGCGCTGGTGGACGAGTGCTGCCTGCTGCCCAGCCAGCTCCTCATCCCCAGCCTGGACTGGCTGCCCGCCAGCGACGGCCTGGTCAGCCGCCTGCAGCCCAAACAGCCCCTGCGGCTACAGTTTGGCCGGGCACCCACGCTGCCTGGCAGCGCCGCCACCCTGCAGCTCGACGGCCTCGCAAG GGCCCCAGGCCAGCCCAAGATCGACCACCTGCGGAGGCTGCACCTCGGCGCCTACCCCACGGAGGAGTGCAAGGCTTGCACAAG GTGCGGCTGCGTCACTATGCTCAAGTCACCCAATAGGACCACGGCGGTGAAGCAGTGGGAGCAGCGCTGGATCAAGAACTGCCTGTGTGGCGGGCTCTGGTGGCGGGTGCCCCTCAGCTACCCCTGA